One genomic segment of Pandoraea sputorum includes these proteins:
- a CDS encoding ABC transporter ATP-binding protein yields the protein MSHLLEVEGLHTGYGRVEVLRGVDLTVGEGEIVVLLGSNGAGKSTLNNTLSGINPVWSGRVRFDGHDLTGRHYREVVKAGLIQVPEGRRIFPNLSVRENLALGAFARGRASREERLERMLDLFPRLRERIDQAAGTMSGGEQQMLAIGRGLMAEPRLLILDEPSLGLSPLMVEELFSLISRLQREGLSILLVEQNVGQSLETGQRGYVLENGAIRHRGTCAELLASSDLRRAYLGM from the coding sequence ATGAGCCATCTTCTCGAAGTCGAGGGCTTGCATACCGGCTATGGCCGCGTGGAAGTACTGCGCGGCGTAGATCTGACGGTCGGCGAGGGCGAAATCGTGGTGCTCCTCGGCAGCAACGGCGCGGGCAAGTCCACGCTGAACAACACCCTGTCCGGCATCAATCCCGTGTGGTCGGGACGCGTGCGCTTCGACGGGCACGATCTCACCGGACGCCATTATCGCGAAGTCGTCAAAGCCGGGCTGATTCAAGTGCCGGAAGGGCGTCGCATCTTCCCGAACCTTAGCGTGCGGGAAAACCTCGCGCTGGGCGCGTTCGCCCGTGGCCGGGCGTCGCGGGAGGAGCGGCTGGAGCGCATGCTCGACCTGTTTCCGCGTCTTCGCGAGCGCATCGACCAGGCGGCGGGAACGATGTCCGGCGGCGAGCAGCAGATGCTGGCTATCGGACGCGGTCTGATGGCCGAACCCCGTCTGCTGATCCTTGACGAGCCGTCGCTCGGTCTCTCGCCGCTCATGGTGGAAGAGCTGTTTTCGCTGATTTCACGTCTGCAACGCGAAGGCCTGTCGATCCTGCTGGTGGAGCAGAACGTCGGGCAGTCGCTGGAGACCGGTCAGCGCGGCTACGTCCTCGAAAACGGTGCGATCCGCCATCGCGGCACCTGTGCAGAATTGCTCGCCAGCAGCGATCTGCGCCGGGCCTATCTCGGAATGTAA
- a CDS encoding 3-isopropylmalate dehydratase large subunit codes for MTVPQTLTQKLLAAACGRDEVAVGEIVTCGVDLAMFHDSSGPRRLQPMLESLGAQLWNKSKVVLVIDHYVPETDDESRRIVRIARDWASAQQLPNVYDSVGICHVVVPEHGHLRPGMFCVGGDSHSPTGGAFGAYMFGIGSTEMLGVAVSGEIWVKVPDTIQMRWDGKLADGVTAKDMMLHMIGRFGMNGGRYQAIEFCGEAVRALSMQERMTLSNMSAELGSQVGLIAPDTTTVDYLRAVGVADPIDVDRWQSDAGAHAEVHTFDASTLAPQVAAPHSPANTRAIDQFADVMVDVAYLGACTGAKLEDLRAAARVLKGRRVADGMRFVVAPASARDQAQAVREGVMDVLVEAGAQVLANTCGACAGYGGSIPEGATVLSSTARNFRGRMGAETAQVYLGSPYAVAAAALTGRIADPRELLA; via the coding sequence ATGACTGTGCCTCAAACTTTGACGCAAAAGCTGCTGGCAGCGGCGTGTGGGCGTGACGAAGTCGCCGTGGGCGAGATCGTCACGTGCGGCGTCGACCTCGCCATGTTTCACGATTCCAGCGGTCCGCGCCGCTTGCAGCCGATGCTCGAATCGCTCGGCGCGCAACTATGGAACAAGTCCAAAGTCGTGCTCGTGATCGATCACTACGTGCCGGAAACCGACGACGAATCGCGCCGTATCGTGCGTATCGCCCGCGATTGGGCGAGTGCGCAACAACTGCCCAATGTCTATGACTCCGTAGGCATCTGTCACGTGGTCGTGCCCGAACACGGTCATCTGCGCCCGGGCATGTTCTGCGTCGGCGGCGACTCGCACTCGCCCACGGGCGGTGCGTTCGGCGCGTACATGTTCGGCATCGGCAGTACGGAAATGCTGGGCGTGGCGGTGTCCGGTGAAATCTGGGTAAAGGTGCCCGACACGATTCAGATGCGCTGGGACGGCAAGCTTGCCGACGGCGTGACCGCGAAGGACATGATGCTGCACATGATCGGTCGCTTCGGGATGAATGGCGGACGCTATCAGGCCATCGAGTTTTGTGGCGAGGCGGTGCGCGCCCTGTCGATGCAGGAGCGCATGACGCTCTCGAACATGAGCGCAGAACTCGGCTCGCAAGTCGGTCTGATCGCACCGGACACCACGACCGTCGACTATCTGCGCGCTGTGGGTGTGGCCGATCCTATCGACGTCGACCGCTGGCAGAGCGACGCCGGAGCGCACGCCGAAGTGCATACCTTCGACGCGAGCACGCTCGCTCCGCAGGTCGCCGCACCGCACAGCCCGGCCAACACGCGCGCCATCGACCAATTTGCCGATGTGATGGTGGACGTCGCCTATCTCGGCGCATGCACGGGCGCGAAGCTCGAAGATTTGCGCGCGGCGGCGCGTGTGCTCAAAGGACGTCGCGTCGCCGACGGCATGCGCTTCGTCGTAGCACCGGCCTCGGCGCGCGATCAGGCGCAGGCCGTGCGTGAGGGGGTCATGGACGTGCTGGTCGAGGCGGGGGCGCAAGTCCTTGCCAACACGTGCGGCGCATGTGCGGGCTACGGCGGTTCGATCCCCGAAGGCGCGACGGTGCTGTCGAGCACCGCACGCAATTTTCGCGGACGCATGGGGGCAGAGACGGCGCAGGTCTACCTCGGTTCGCCGTACGCCGTGGCAGCTGCCGCGCTCACCGGCCGTATCGCAGATCCGCGCGAATTGCTCGCCTGA
- a CDS encoding LeuD/DmdB family oxidoreductase small subunit, with amino-acid sequence MTTPTSSSGRAWRVGADIDTDALAPGAYMKFGIDEIARHCLHRVRPEFAAEVRPGDVLVAGPNFGIGSSREQAAAALVHLGVRAVIAPSFNGLYFRNAFNVGLLLLTCADAQRIAEGEALTLAPRDGYVELADGSRLTCETVPGFLLDMVDAGGLLNLLRQRTTASPSTSHGVSSC; translated from the coding sequence ATGACAACGCCAACGTCTTCTTCCGGCCGAGCGTGGCGCGTCGGTGCCGACATCGACACCGACGCGCTCGCACCCGGTGCCTACATGAAGTTCGGCATCGACGAAATCGCCCGCCATTGCCTGCATCGCGTGCGGCCCGAGTTCGCGGCCGAAGTGCGCCCGGGCGATGTCCTCGTCGCAGGCCCTAACTTCGGCATCGGGTCCTCACGCGAACAGGCGGCTGCCGCGCTCGTGCATCTCGGCGTGCGTGCGGTGATCGCGCCGTCGTTCAATGGCCTTTATTTTCGCAACGCCTTCAACGTGGGGTTGCTGCTGCTGACCTGTGCCGACGCACAGCGCATTGCCGAGGGCGAAGCCCTCACGCTCGCGCCGCGCGACGGATACGTCGAACTGGCCGATGGCAGTCGGCTGACCTGCGAGACCGTACCGGGGTTCCTCCTCGACATGGTCGACGCCGGTGGCCTGCTCAATCTGCTCAGGCAGCGCACTACGGCATCCCCATCGACATCTCACGGAGTTTCTTCATGCTAG